From the genome of Halomonas sp. 1513, one region includes:
- a CDS encoding 4-hydroxy-3-methylbut-2-enyl diphosphate reductase: MPTARESAMHIKLANPRGFCAGVDRAIDIVNRAIDVFGPPIYVRHEVVHNRFVVDTLRERGAVFVEELHEVPDDVIVIFSAHGVSRAVQEEAERRGLKVFDATCPLVTKVHLEVLRYAKRGQECILIGHAGHPEVEGTMGRYDTAQGGAIYLVEDEADVAALQVKDPSRLAFVTQTTLSMDDTAKVIDALRATFPEIEGPRKDDICYATQNRQDAVRGLAAESDLVLVVGSPNSSNSNRLRELSERVGTPAYLVDDASQIDPAWLDGVTAIGLTAGASAPEVLVKGVIERLQGLGASVPEELSGRTETITFSMPRELRERVIASE; the protein is encoded by the coding sequence ATGCCCACGGCAAGAGAGTCCGCCATGCACATCAAGTTGGCCAACCCCCGCGGCTTCTGCGCCGGCGTCGACCGCGCCATCGATATCGTCAACCGCGCCATCGATGTGTTCGGCCCGCCGATCTACGTGCGTCATGAAGTGGTGCACAACCGCTTCGTGGTCGACACTCTGCGCGAACGCGGTGCGGTGTTCGTCGAGGAACTCCACGAGGTGCCCGACGACGTCATCGTGATTTTCTCCGCCCACGGCGTGTCACGGGCGGTGCAGGAAGAAGCCGAGCGGCGCGGCCTCAAGGTCTTCGACGCCACCTGCCCGCTGGTGACCAAGGTGCACCTGGAAGTGCTGCGCTACGCCAAGCGCGGCCAGGAGTGCATCCTGATCGGCCATGCCGGCCACCCCGAGGTGGAAGGCACCATGGGCCGCTACGACACCGCCCAGGGCGGGGCGATCTATCTGGTCGAGGACGAGGCCGACGTCGCCGCGCTCCAGGTCAAGGACCCCAGCCGGCTGGCCTTCGTCACTCAGACCACGCTGTCGATGGATGATACCGCCAAGGTCATCGACGCGCTGCGCGCGACCTTCCCCGAGATCGAGGGGCCGCGCAAGGACGACATCTGCTACGCCACCCAGAACCGCCAGGACGCGGTGCGTGGCCTGGCCGCCGAGAGCGACCTGGTGCTGGTGGTGGGCAGCCCCAACAGCTCCAACTCCAACCGCCTGCGCGAGCTCTCCGAGCGGGTCGGCACCCCGGCCTACCTGGTCGATGACGCCAGCCAGATCGACCCGGCCTGGCTCGATGGCGTCACCGCCATCGGCCTCACCGCCGGCGCCAGCGCCCCGGAGGTGCTGGTCAAGGGCGTCATCGAGCGGCTGCAGGGCCTGGGCGCCAGCGTTCCCGAAGAACTCTCCGGGCGCACCGAGACGATTACCTTCTCCATGCCGCGCGAGTTGAGGGAGCGTGTGATTGCCAGTGAGTGA
- a CDS encoding peptidylprolyl isomerase (rotamase; accelerates isomerization of the peptidyl prolyl bond, involved in the folding of proteases) → MSDQPASVHRIADGMEVTLHFTLKLEDGTVVDSTRDKRPATFQVGDGNLPPGFEAPLEGLTDGDTGSYQISPEHAFGQHNPQNVQLLKRDDFDDVEPEVGTVMSFADAAGGELPGVIASIDGEQVEVDFNHPLAGRTLTFEVEVIQVRPATTH, encoded by the coding sequence ATGAGCGATCAACCTGCTAGCGTCCATCGCATCGCTGACGGCATGGAAGTCACCCTGCACTTCACCCTCAAGCTCGAGGACGGCACCGTGGTCGACTCGACCCGCGACAAGCGCCCGGCCACCTTTCAGGTCGGCGACGGCAACCTGCCGCCGGGCTTCGAGGCGCCCCTCGAGGGCCTCACCGACGGCGACACCGGCAGCTACCAGATCTCCCCGGAGCACGCCTTCGGCCAGCACAACCCGCAGAACGTGCAGCTGCTAAAGCGTGACGACTTCGACGACGTCGAGCCCGAGGTGGGCACGGTGATGTCGTTTGCCGATGCCGCCGGCGGCGAGCTGCCCGGGGTGATCGCCAGCATTGACGGCGAGCAGGTCGAAGTCGACTTCAATCATCCGCTGGCGGGGCGTACCCTGACCTTCGAGGTCGAGGTGATTCAGGTTCGCCCGGCCACCACTCATTGA
- a CDS encoding signal peptidase II, with protein MSETAEMTDKASAPPMHKPLRWLWLAAAVIVLDLATKYAASAWLSYARPVEVLPFFNLTLLHNTGAAFSFLAGHPGWQRWFFALVAIGASIGLTIWLRRLKAHEVLLAPSLALIIGGALGNLYDRLVHGYVVDFLSFHAAGWYFPAFNVADIGITLGAAGLIIESFRDARR; from the coding sequence ATGTCCGAGACTGCTGAGATGACCGACAAGGCTTCCGCCCCACCGATGCATAAACCGCTGCGCTGGCTGTGGCTGGCCGCGGCGGTGATCGTGCTCGACCTGGCGACCAAGTATGCCGCCAGCGCCTGGTTGAGCTATGCCCGCCCGGTGGAGGTGCTGCCGTTCTTCAACCTGACGCTGCTGCACAACACCGGGGCAGCGTTCAGCTTCCTGGCCGGGCACCCGGGCTGGCAGCGCTGGTTCTTTGCGCTGGTCGCCATCGGTGCCAGTATCGGCCTGACCATCTGGCTGCGCCGCCTCAAGGCCCACGAGGTGCTGCTGGCACCGTCGCTGGCGCTGATCATCGGCGGCGCGCTGGGCAACCTCTATGACCGCCTGGTGCACGGCTACGTGGTGGATTTTCTCTCCTTCCACGCCGCCGGCTGGTACTTCCCGGCCTTCAACGTCGCCGATATCGGCATTACCCTCGGCGCCGCCGGCCTGATCATCGAGTCGTTTCGCGACGCCCGGCGCTGA
- a CDS encoding isoleucine--tRNA ligase — translation MSDYKHTLNLPETDFPMRGMLPKREPDRVARWEQLDINQRLRDERRGRESFVLHDGPPYANGSIHIGHAVNKILKDIIVKSKSLAGFDAPYVPGWDCHGLPIEHKVETTHGKHLDPEKARGLCREYAGEQIQEQLSDFIRLGVIGDWKKPYKTMDFANEAGEIRALAEMVKGGYVFKGLKPVNWCFDCGSALAEAEVEYQDKQSDAIDVAFPCADDDKLAAAFGLGQLPKPAAIVIWTTTPWTIPANQALNVHPEFDYALVDVGQRLLLLAADLVESCLERFGLSGEVVATAKGASLDLIDFRHPLYDRLSPVYLAYYVESEVGSTGIVHSAPAYGVDDFVTCRAHGMSFDEIKSPVQGNGVYADDLPFFGGQMIWKANPQIVEKLAEAGALMAHKTITHSYMHCWRHKTPVIYRATAQWFVGMDLEDSDGKTLRQRALEGIEATQFTPAWGKARLHSMIANRPDWCISRQRNWGVPIPFFLHKASGELHPRTVELMEEAAKRVEQEGIDAWFRLDPAELLGAEAADYEKVTDTLDVWFDSGTTHWHVLRDSHQLGHAEGPRADLYLEGSDQHRGWFHSSLLTGCAIDGHPPYRGLLTHGFTVDAQGRKMSKSVGNVVAPQEVMDKLGADILRLWVASTDYSGEMAVSDEILKRTADVYRRIRNTARFLLSNLNGFAPERDAVAFDDMLALDQWVVDRAAQLQARIDTAYDEYRFLDVYQQVHTFCSRELGGFYLDVIKDRQYTTQTESLARRSCQTALYHVVEALSRWVAPILSFTAEEIYEHIPGKRADSVLLEEYYAGLATLADDAPLGRDFWEQVLEVKQAVNKCLEDARNAKQIKSGLAAEVTLYVDDGLHQTLATLGDELRFVLLTSDVHLAPLADGSAAEATELDTLKVAVAASEHHKCDRCWHHRPDVGQHAEHPELCGRCISNLPDGPGETRRYA, via the coding sequence ATGAGCGACTACAAGCACACCCTGAACCTGCCCGAAACCGACTTCCCGATGCGCGGCATGCTGCCCAAGCGTGAGCCCGACCGGGTGGCGCGCTGGGAGCAGCTGGATATCAACCAGCGGCTGCGCGACGAGCGCCGCGGCCGCGAGAGCTTCGTGCTCCACGACGGCCCTCCCTATGCCAACGGCAGCATCCATATCGGCCATGCGGTCAACAAGATCCTCAAGGACATCATCGTCAAGTCGAAGAGCCTGGCCGGCTTCGATGCGCCCTATGTGCCGGGCTGGGACTGTCACGGCCTGCCCATCGAGCACAAGGTCGAGACCACCCACGGCAAGCACCTCGACCCCGAAAAGGCGCGTGGCCTGTGCCGCGAGTACGCCGGTGAGCAGATCCAGGAGCAGCTGAGTGACTTCATCCGCCTGGGGGTGATCGGCGACTGGAAAAAGCCCTACAAGACCATGGATTTCGCCAACGAGGCCGGCGAGATCCGCGCCCTGGCCGAGATGGTCAAGGGCGGCTACGTGTTCAAGGGGCTCAAGCCGGTCAACTGGTGCTTCGACTGTGGCTCGGCGCTGGCCGAGGCCGAGGTGGAGTACCAGGACAAGCAGTCCGACGCCATTGACGTGGCCTTCCCCTGCGCCGACGACGACAAGCTGGCCGCGGCCTTCGGGCTGGGCCAGCTGCCCAAGCCGGCCGCTATCGTGATCTGGACCACCACGCCCTGGACCATCCCCGCCAACCAGGCGCTCAACGTGCATCCCGAGTTCGATTACGCGCTGGTCGACGTTGGCCAGCGCCTGCTGCTGCTGGCCGCCGACCTGGTCGAGAGCTGCCTGGAGCGCTTCGGCCTCAGCGGCGAGGTGGTCGCCACCGCCAAGGGCGCCTCGCTGGACCTGATCGACTTCCGCCATCCGCTCTACGATCGGCTGTCGCCGGTGTACCTCGCCTACTACGTCGAGTCCGAGGTGGGCAGCACCGGCATCGTGCACTCGGCGCCGGCCTATGGGGTCGACGACTTCGTCACCTGCCGCGCCCACGGCATGAGCTTCGATGAGATCAAGAGTCCGGTGCAGGGCAACGGCGTCTACGCCGACGACCTGCCGTTCTTCGGCGGCCAGATGATCTGGAAGGCCAACCCGCAGATCGTCGAGAAGCTCGCCGAGGCCGGTGCGCTGATGGCCCACAAGACCATTACCCACAGCTACATGCACTGCTGGCGCCACAAGACCCCGGTGATCTACCGCGCCACGGCGCAGTGGTTCGTGGGCATGGATCTCGAGGACAGCGACGGCAAGACCCTGCGCCAGCGCGCCTTGGAGGGCATCGAGGCCACCCAGTTCACCCCTGCCTGGGGCAAGGCGCGGCTGCACTCGATGATCGCCAACCGGCCGGACTGGTGCATCTCGCGCCAGCGCAACTGGGGCGTGCCGATCCCGTTCTTCCTGCACAAGGCCAGCGGCGAGCTGCACCCGCGCACCGTCGAGCTGATGGAAGAGGCGGCCAAGCGCGTCGAGCAGGAGGGCATCGACGCCTGGTTCCGCCTCGACCCCGCCGAGCTGCTCGGCGCCGAGGCGGCGGACTACGAAAAGGTCACCGATACCCTCGACGTGTGGTTCGACTCCGGCACCACCCACTGGCACGTGCTGCGCGACTCCCACCAGCTCGGCCACGCCGAGGGCCCGCGCGCCGACCTCTACCTCGAGGGCTCCGACCAGCACCGCGGCTGGTTCCACTCCTCGCTGCTGACCGGCTGCGCCATCGACGGCCACCCGCCGTATCGCGGCCTGCTCACCCACGGCTTCACCGTCGACGCCCAGGGCCGCAAGATGTCCAAGTCGGTGGGCAACGTGGTCGCGCCCCAGGAGGTGATGGACAAGCTCGGCGCCGATATCCTGCGGCTGTGGGTGGCTTCCACCGACTACTCCGGCGAGATGGCGGTCTCCGACGAGATCCTCAAGCGCACCGCCGACGTCTATCGGCGGATCCGCAACACCGCGCGTTTCCTGCTCAGCAACCTCAATGGCTTCGCCCCCGAGCGCGATGCGGTGGCCTTCGACGACATGCTGGCGCTGGACCAGTGGGTGGTCGATCGTGCCGCCCAGCTGCAGGCGCGCATTGACACCGCCTATGACGAGTACCGCTTCCTCGACGTCTACCAGCAGGTGCACACCTTCTGCTCCCGCGAGCTGGGCGGCTTCTACCTCGACGTGATCAAGGATCGCCAGTACACCACCCAGACCGAATCGCTGGCCCGCCGCAGCTGCCAGACCGCGCTCTATCATGTGGTCGAGGCGCTGTCGCGCTGGGTGGCGCCGATCCTGTCGTTCACCGCCGAGGAGATCTACGAGCACATCCCCGGTAAGCGTGCCGACAGCGTGCTGCTCGAGGAGTACTACGCGGGCCTCGCCACCCTGGCAGACGACGCGCCGCTGGGCCGCGACTTCTGGGAGCAGGTGCTCGAGGTCAAGCAGGCGGTCAACAAGTGCCTGGAAGACGCGCGCAACGCCAAGCAGATCAAGAGCGGCCTGGCCGCCGAGGTGACCCTCTACGTCGATGATGGCCTGCACCAGACGCTGGCCACGCTGGGCGACGAGCTGCGCTTCGTGCTGCTGACCAGCGACGTGCATCTGGCGCCGCTCGCTGACGGCAGCGCCGCCGAGGCCACCGAGCTGGACACCCTCAAGGTGGCCGTGGCCGCCAGCGAGCACCACAAGTGCGACCGCTGCTGGCACCACCGCCCCGACGTCGGCCAGCATGCCGAGCACCCCGAGCTGTGCGGGCGCTGTATCAGCAACCTGCCCGACGGCCCGGGTGAAACCCGGCGCTATGCTTAA
- a CDS encoding riboflavin biosynthesis protein RibF has translation MQLIRGLHNLRDEHRGCVATIGNFDGVHRGHQAILEQCRERARKLGVPVTVVVFEPQPREYFAGDQAPPRLTRLRDKVALLDAHGADFVLCLPFNEALRSLTAQQFIDRVLLDGLDVKHLVVGDDFRFGCDRSGDFALLAEVGAERGVGVEHTRTFALDDERVSSTRVRTLLACGNFAQAERMLGRPYALGGRVVRDQQLGRTIGVPTANLPLLRLPLALRGVYAVAVTLPDGRRLPGVANVGWRPTVGSERPVLEVHLFDFDGDLYGVRLTVVPCARLRGEMRFDGLEPLKAQITRDQAQARRYFARQGGGLDDTLPLASAPLAREAATYDSSAADAAAGRDADGHS, from the coding sequence ATGCAACTGATTCGAGGATTGCACAATCTGCGCGACGAGCACCGCGGCTGCGTGGCCACCATCGGCAACTTCGATGGCGTCCACCGCGGCCACCAGGCGATTCTCGAGCAGTGCCGCGAGCGCGCCCGCAAGCTTGGCGTGCCGGTGACCGTGGTGGTCTTCGAGCCCCAGCCGCGGGAGTACTTCGCCGGCGACCAGGCGCCGCCGCGGCTGACCCGGCTGCGCGACAAGGTCGCCCTGCTCGACGCCCACGGCGCCGACTTCGTGCTCTGCCTGCCGTTCAACGAGGCGCTGCGCAGCCTCACCGCCCAACAGTTCATCGACCGCGTGCTACTCGACGGCCTCGACGTCAAGCATCTGGTGGTCGGCGACGACTTCCGCTTCGGCTGCGACCGCAGCGGCGACTTCGCGCTGCTCGCCGAGGTCGGCGCCGAGCGCGGCGTAGGCGTCGAGCACACCCGCACCTTTGCGCTGGACGACGAACGCGTCTCCAGCACCCGGGTGCGCACCCTGCTGGCCTGCGGCAACTTCGCCCAGGCCGAGCGCATGCTGGGCAGGCCCTATGCGCTGGGCGGACGGGTAGTACGCGACCAGCAGTTGGGGCGCACCATCGGCGTGCCCACCGCCAACCTGCCGCTGCTGCGCCTGCCGCTGGCGCTGCGCGGGGTCTACGCGGTGGCGGTCACGCTGCCCGACGGGCGACGCCTGCCCGGGGTGGCCAACGTCGGCTGGCGGCCCACCGTGGGTAGCGAGCGCCCGGTACTCGAAGTGCACCTGTTCGACTTCGACGGCGACCTCTACGGTGTGCGGCTGACGGTGGTGCCCTGTGCCCGCCTGCGCGGCGAGATGCGCTTCGATGGCCTCGAGCCGCTCAAGGCCCAGATCACCCGCGACCAGGCCCAGGCGCGGCGCTACTTTGCCCGCCAAGGCGGCGGGCTCGACGACACTCTTCCCCTGGCATCGGCGCCGCTGGCGCGCGAGGCTGCGACTTACGACTCCTCGGCCGCCGATGCGGCTGCCGGGCGCGACGCTGACGGACACTCATGA
- a CDS encoding murein biosynthesis integral membrane protein MurJ — MRSGLIVSAMTMLSRVMGLARDVVVAALFGAGNGADAFFVAFKIPNFMRRLFAEGAFNQAFIPVLSEYATRKTREEVRELLDAVAGSLAVILLLITALAMFAAPWLVWVFAPGFGRDPDKLALTADMLRLTFPYLLLISLTAFSGSVLNTWNRFAIPAFTPVLLNLSLIGAAVLLTPLMSEPAMALAWGVLIAGMAQLAFQVPFLVRLGLMPRPWPNFAHSGVKRILLLMAPALFGVSVSQINLLLDTVLASLLTPGSVSWLYYSDRLVELPLGVFGIAIGTVILPALSKRHAEQSPQHFSRMLDWAIRAVLLLGLPAALALVLLAEPLLISLFHYGAMTEHDIRMAAMSLRAYSLGLVAFMLIKVLAPGFFARQNTKTPVKVGIIAMVANMVFNLILIWPLAHAGLALATALSAFMNAGLLGYLLHREGVLTFQPGWGRFALQLGGGCAVMGALLWGLAPDWQAWLGWGVWTRVGWLATLVVAGAGAYFAWLLALGVRPSQFKLNG, encoded by the coding sequence ATGCGCTCGGGGCTGATCGTCAGCGCCATGACCATGCTGTCGCGGGTCATGGGGCTGGCCCGCGACGTGGTGGTGGCGGCGCTGTTCGGCGCCGGCAACGGCGCCGATGCCTTCTTCGTCGCCTTCAAGATCCCCAACTTCATGCGTCGGCTGTTTGCCGAGGGCGCCTTCAACCAGGCCTTTATCCCGGTATTGTCGGAGTATGCCACCCGCAAGACCCGCGAGGAGGTGCGCGAGCTGCTCGATGCGGTGGCCGGCAGCCTGGCGGTGATACTGCTGCTGATCACTGCGCTGGCGATGTTCGCCGCGCCCTGGCTGGTGTGGGTGTTTGCCCCGGGCTTCGGGCGCGACCCGGACAAGCTGGCGCTGACCGCCGACATGCTGCGGCTGACCTTCCCCTACCTGCTGTTGATCTCGCTGACCGCCTTCTCCGGCAGCGTGCTCAACACCTGGAACCGCTTCGCCATCCCGGCCTTCACGCCGGTGCTGCTCAACCTGTCGCTGATCGGCGCGGCGGTGCTGCTGACGCCGCTGATGAGCGAGCCGGCCATGGCGCTGGCCTGGGGGGTGCTGATCGCCGGCATGGCGCAGCTAGCCTTCCAGGTGCCGTTTCTGGTGCGCCTGGGGCTGATGCCGCGGCCGTGGCCGAACTTCGCCCACAGCGGCGTCAAGCGTATCCTGCTGCTGATGGCGCCGGCTCTGTTCGGGGTCTCGGTATCGCAGATCAACCTGCTGCTGGATACCGTGCTGGCCTCGCTGCTGACGCCGGGCAGCGTCTCCTGGCTCTACTACTCCGACCGCCTGGTGGAGCTGCCGCTGGGGGTGTTCGGCATCGCCATCGGCACGGTGATCCTGCCGGCGCTCTCCAAGCGCCACGCCGAGCAGTCGCCGCAGCATTTTTCGCGAATGCTCGACTGGGCGATCCGCGCGGTGCTGCTGCTGGGGCTGCCGGCGGCGCTGGCGCTGGTGCTGCTGGCCGAGCCGCTGTTGATCTCGCTGTTTCACTATGGCGCCATGACCGAACACGATATCCGTATGGCGGCGATGAGCCTGCGCGCCTACTCGCTGGGGCTGGTCGCCTTCATGCTGATCAAGGTGCTGGCGCCGGGCTTCTTCGCTCGCCAGAACACCAAGACCCCGGTCAAGGTGGGGATCATCGCCATGGTCGCCAACATGGTCTTCAACCTGATCCTGATCTGGCCGCTGGCGCATGCCGGCCTGGCACTGGCGACGGCGCTGTCGGCGTTCATGAACGCCGGGCTGCTGGGCTATCTGCTGCACCGCGAAGGGGTGCTGACGTTCCAGCCCGGCTGGGGCCGTTTCGCGCTGCAGCTGGGTGGCGGCTGTGCGGTGATGGGCGCGCTGCTGTGGGGGTTGGCGCCGGACTGGCAGGCCTGGCTTGGCTGGGGCGTGTGGACGCGAGTGGGCTGGCTGGCGACCCTGGTAGTGGCCGGCGCCGGGGCCTATTTCGCCTGGCTGCTGGCGCTGGGCGTGCGGCCCAGCCAGTTCAAGTTGAACGGCTAA
- a CDS encoding 30S ribosomal protein S20 — MANSKQARKRARQAESRRVLKASQRSMVRTYVKRVIKAINGGDHAQAMDAFKQAQPVIDRIADKDVLSKKKAARMKSRLNKRIKALAA; from the coding sequence GTGGCTAACAGCAAGCAAGCCCGCAAGCGCGCCCGTCAGGCCGAGAGCCGTCGCGTACTCAAGGCCAGCCAGCGCAGCATGGTCCGCACCTACGTCAAGCGCGTCATCAAGGCCATCAACGGCGGTGATCACGCCCAGGCCATGGACGCCTTCAAGCAGGCGCAGCCGGTCATCGACCGCATCGCCGACAAGGACGTGCTGTCCAAGAAGAAGGCGGCACGCATGAAGAGCCGCTTGAACAAGCGAATTAAGGCGCTGGCTGCGTAA
- a CDS encoding glutamate 5-kinase has translation MESNQQTPGREALSGARRVVVKIGSALLTNDGRGLDEPAIGGWVDQIAELHRRGIEVVLVSSGAVAAGMVRLGWQARPSAVHELQAAAAVGQNGLTECYEGHFARHGLLTAQILLTHDDLSNRKRYLNARSALRTLVDLRVVPVVNENDTVVTDEIRFGDNDTLGALVANLLEADALVILTDQEGLFDADPRHDPTAQLIHEGRAGDPALAAMAGDGGALGRGGMTTKVLAAKLAARSGAVTAIASGRQPEVLTRLIEGERLGTLLRPEQAPIAARKRWLAGQLQVRGSLTLDAGAVKVLRGRGSSLLPVGVTAVSGSFVRGDMVVCVDEHGERVAKGLVNYGAEDAARLLGKPSHQIEALLGYMEAPELIHRDNLVVL, from the coding sequence GTGGAAAGCAACCAGCAGACGCCGGGGCGGGAGGCGCTGAGCGGCGCCCGCCGCGTGGTGGTCAAGATCGGCAGCGCGCTGCTGACCAACGACGGCCGTGGCCTCGACGAGCCGGCTATCGGCGGCTGGGTGGACCAGATCGCCGAGCTGCATCGCCGCGGTATCGAGGTGGTGCTGGTGTCGTCCGGCGCGGTAGCGGCAGGCATGGTGCGCCTGGGCTGGCAGGCGCGGCCCTCGGCGGTGCATGAGCTGCAGGCCGCCGCCGCGGTGGGCCAGAACGGCCTAACCGAGTGCTACGAGGGCCACTTCGCCCGCCACGGCCTGCTCACTGCGCAGATCCTGCTGACCCACGACGACCTCTCCAATCGCAAGCGCTACCTCAATGCGCGCTCGGCGCTGCGTACCCTGGTCGACCTGCGCGTGGTGCCGGTGGTCAACGAGAACGACACCGTGGTCACCGACGAGATCCGCTTCGGCGACAACGACACCCTCGGCGCGCTGGTCGCCAACCTGCTCGAAGCGGATGCGCTGGTGATTCTCACCGACCAGGAGGGGTTGTTCGACGCCGATCCGCGCCACGACCCGACCGCCCAGCTGATTCACGAGGGCCGCGCCGGTGATCCGGCGCTAGCGGCAATGGCCGGGGACGGCGGCGCGCTGGGCCGTGGCGGCATGACCACCAAGGTGCTGGCGGCCAAGCTGGCGGCGCGCTCCGGCGCGGTCACGGCGATCGCCAGCGGTCGCCAGCCTGAGGTACTGACGCGGCTGATCGAGGGCGAGCGACTGGGTACCCTGCTGCGCCCCGAGCAGGCGCCGATTGCCGCGCGCAAGCGCTGGCTGGCCGGGCAGCTGCAGGTGCGCGGCAGCCTGACCCTGGATGCCGGGGCGGTCAAGGTGCTGCGCGGGCGCGGCTCGAGCCTGCTGCCGGTGGGGGTGACCGCGGTCAGCGGCAGCTTCGTGCGCGGCGATATGGTGGTGTGCGTCGATGAGCACGGCGAGCGGGTCGCCAAGGGGCTGGTCAACTACGGCGCCGAGGATGCCGCACGCCTGCTCGGCAAGCCGAGCCACCAGATCGAGGCCCTACTCGGTTACATGGAAGCCCCGGAGCTGATCCATCGCGACAACCTGGTGGTGCTGTGA
- the obgE gene encoding GTPase ObgE (ObgE; essential GTPase; exhibits high exchange rate for GTP/GDP; associates with 50S ribosomal subunit; involved in regulation of chromosomal replication) yields the protein MQFVDEASIIAEAGNGGNGCLSFRREKYVPKGGPDGGDGGHGGSVYLIGDDALNTLIDFKYQRFYKAQNGQGGMGRQMSGKAGEDLHVKVPVGTTVIDEDTLEVIADVTEIGQVVLVAQGGRRGLGNIHFKSSTNRAPRRTTPGTEGERRNLRLEMKVMADVGLLGMPNAGKSTLIRSVSAAKPKVANYPFTTLVPNLGVVKLGMHEHFVMADVPGLIEGASDGAGLGLRFLKHLTRTRLLFHVIDVAPFDESDPVEAAEAIVHELEQFSPALAERPRWLVLNKFDLLPEEEREAAAEAILARLAWDGPVYRISAISGDGTEALVQAAHRWLTEQRRLENEDEAAAEREREMRARMEAESVARTEARLGRKRKRVDDDDDDFDDDDYDVEVEYVQ from the coding sequence ATGCAGTTCGTCGACGAAGCCTCGATCATCGCCGAAGCCGGCAACGGCGGCAACGGCTGCCTGAGCTTCCGCCGTGAGAAATACGTGCCCAAGGGTGGCCCGGACGGCGGCGATGGCGGCCACGGCGGCAGTGTCTACCTGATCGGTGACGATGCGCTGAATACCCTGATCGATTTCAAGTATCAGCGCTTCTACAAGGCCCAGAACGGCCAGGGTGGCATGGGCCGTCAGATGAGCGGCAAGGCCGGCGAGGATCTGCACGTCAAGGTGCCGGTGGGCACCACGGTGATCGATGAGGACACCCTCGAGGTGATCGCCGACGTCACCGAGATCGGCCAGGTGGTGCTGGTCGCCCAGGGCGGCCGCCGCGGGCTGGGTAACATCCACTTCAAGTCGTCGACCAATCGCGCCCCTCGGCGCACCACGCCGGGCACCGAGGGCGAGCGGCGCAACCTGCGCCTGGAGATGAAGGTGATGGCCGACGTCGGCCTGCTGGGCATGCCCAATGCCGGCAAGTCGACGCTGATCCGCTCGGTCTCCGCCGCCAAGCCCAAGGTCGCCAACTACCCTTTCACTACCCTGGTGCCCAACCTCGGGGTAGTGAAGCTCGGCATGCACGAGCACTTCGTGATGGCCGATGTGCCGGGGTTGATCGAGGGCGCCTCGGATGGGGCCGGCCTGGGGCTGCGCTTCCTCAAGCACCTGACTCGCACTCGGCTGCTGTTCCACGTGATCGATGTGGCGCCGTTCGACGAATCCGATCCGGTGGAGGCCGCCGAGGCGATCGTGCATGAGCTCGAGCAGTTCTCGCCGGCGCTGGCAGAACGGCCGCGCTGGCTGGTGCTCAACAAGTTCGACCTGCTGCCCGAGGAGGAGCGTGAAGCCGCTGCCGAGGCGATTCTCGCGCGCCTCGCCTGGGACGGGCCGGTGTATCGCATCTCGGCCATTTCCGGCGACGGCACCGAGGCGCTGGTGCAGGCCGCGCACCGCTGGCTGACCGAGCAGCGCCGCCTCGAGAACGAAGACGAGGCCGCCGCCGAGCGCGAGCGTGAGATGCGTGCGCGCATGGAGGCCGAGTCGGTGGCGCGCACCGAGGCGCGGCTGGGCCGCAAGCGCAAGCGGGTGGATGACGATGACGACGACTTCGATGACGATGATTATGATGTCGAAGTGGAGTACGTGCAGTAG
- a CDS encoding 50S ribosomal protein L27, whose protein sequence is MAHKKAAGSTRNGRDSESKRLGVKLFGGQVVTAGNIIVRQRGTKFHAGTGVGLGRDHTLFALSDGVIKFETKGPKNRKFVSVVSA, encoded by the coding sequence ATGGCTCATAAGAAGGCAGCCGGCTCCACGCGCAACGGCCGCGATTCCGAATCCAAACGCCTTGGCGTCAAGCTGTTTGGTGGCCAGGTAGTGACAGCTGGTAACATCATCGTGCGTCAGCGCGGCACTAAGTTCCACGCCGGCACTGGCGTCGGCCTCGGCCGTGATCACACCCTGTTCGCCCTGAGCGATGGCGTGATCAAGTTCGAGACCAAGGGTCCGAAAAACCGTAAGTTCGTTAGCGTCGTCTCTGCCTGA
- a CDS encoding 50S ribosomal protein L21 — protein sequence MYAVIKSGGKQYRVQEGQTLKLEKLEIATGETLEFDQVLLVGDGDDTKVGAPLVEGAKVSAEVVSHGRGDKVTIIKFRRRKHHMKRQGHRQWFTEVKITGISA from the coding sequence ATGTATGCAGTTATCAAGAGCGGTGGCAAGCAGTACCGCGTTCAGGAAGGCCAGACCCTGAAACTCGAGAAGCTGGAAATCGCCACCGGTGAAACGCTGGAATTCGACCAGGTGCTGCTGGTCGGCGATGGCGACGATACCAAGGTCGGCGCGCCGCTGGTCGAGGGTGCCAAGGTCTCTGCGGAGGTCGTGTCCCACGGCCGTGGCGACAAGGTGACCATCATCAAGTTCCGTCGCCGCAAGCACCACATGAAGCGTCAGGGCCACCGTCAGTGGTTCACTGAAGTCAAGATCACCGGGATCTCCGCCTAA